A stretch of DNA from Molothrus ater isolate BHLD 08-10-18 breed brown headed cowbird chromosome Z, BPBGC_Mater_1.1, whole genome shotgun sequence:
GAGTGCAGGGAAACACACTAATTCGCATCCCACCGTTGTGTTCCCTGCAGTTACTGATGTGTGGCCTTGGCGATGTGGATGTCAATGACTGGAGACAACACACCATCTATAAAAATGGTTACTGCCCAAATCATCCCGTTATCCAGTGGTTCTGGAAGGTAAGACTGGCACCACCTCTGACTGGTCCTGTAAGTGAAAGTTATTGCCCTTTTTTGCAatcatttttcttcatgcaaACTGCTAAGAATGGGGGGTGTtgtgctgggggcagggccTGCTCCCATCTCAGGCAAGGGCAGGCGtagctcctgctggagcagcccacagatggcacctggagcagagaGGATCCATTGTGGCCAGAGGGGTGGCTCATACAAAAGGTGattcctgctggctttgggctGCTCTTGGGGCCCATCCAGGCCGCTGTAGGAGGCTGAGACTGACGGTGTCCATTTGCCAACAGGCTGTTCTGCTGATGGATGCTGAGAAACGGATCCGGCTCCTGCAGTTTGTGACCGGGACGTCACGCGTGCCTATGAACGGATTTGCTGAACTTTATGGTGAGCTGCTCGTGGCAATCCAGCCAGCCTTTGACCCACACACAGCACTCAGCTGGAAATGCTGATCTCTGAGCTGAGCTCCTTGGCATTATGCAAGCTCTGAAACCAGCTCACTGGGCTTGGAAAGAAAGAACCGCATTCATGTTGCTTTAATGTACCTGTTACAGGTGAAGAATCCAGCCCACAATTGATGCCAACATTTCACGTTAAAAATAATGTTGAGGCAGTCTCTGTAGCATCCAGCAGTTTCCGTTTCAtatggttttcattttcaccCAGGTTCAAATGGTCCTCAGCTGTTTACAATAGAGCAGTGGGGAAGTCCTGATAAGCTGCCCCGGGCTCACACCTGGTAAGTCACCAAAGCACAaattccagagctgcttctgccagAAGGGCCATGCTGCTGACCATGCTCAGCTCTGCATCAAACAGCATTTGATCCTGTGGGTCCCCAGTGCCTTCACAAACTGAGGAACTGAAggatattattttatttcccacaTCCTAGTAAGTGGATGTAATGAACTACAGCAAGTCAGACATCACCAAACAGCCATAAAAAGCCCATAAATCATTGGAGAATTCAAAACAAATGTAAgattacaaaataatttaacCCTGGTTTATAGAGTTTCCAAATATTGAAAGCATCCAGTACGAATTTGTCTTGCTCTGTTACATTTCAGGAATctggctttttaaagaaaaatggtgCTGAATAGACTATCAGTACAGACTAGGGGATCTTTCTGTGAAACTAATAATTCCATAGAATAatgagcttaaaaaaaaaaacaaaaaacaaaaaacaaccctgaaaacaaaagcacaaaacctACCAAACACAAACAACAATACTACCCTAAACACACTCCAAAATCAACCCATCCTATTTGGGTTCCAGTTCTCTGCTAGCTTTTACCTTCAGAAGATTTACTCTTGGATGTTTAatctttttcccctccagagAGCAAAGGATCTGTCCTCTAAATCCAGAATAACTTTTGCTGAGCTTCAAGAAATCAGTCCTTTGACAAATATTGTTTTCCATCATCTAAATACAGTGAAGGGCTTTctgttggcttttttcctctctgaaatgATTCTTACCAAATTCCTACTTCCAGCTTTCCAAAGgaaggcagcacacagagagctcACCCTGGGCAGGTGTGAAGCATGCAGGGAACACTGTGGACCACAAGCTGCACTCTTAATCAAGACCCCTaattatttaatcttttctAGTTCTTTAAAACTCTGTTTTCCCGTGGATTATTTGAGTGACGCTTTCCTTGTCCCTTCCAGCTTTAACCGCCTAGACTTACCTCTGTATGAATCTTTCGAGGACCTGCGGGAGAAGCTCCTCATGGCCGTGGAGAATGCCCAAGGGTTTGAAGGGGTGGATTAACTTGGCAGCAGCCATTCCCTCTCCAAGCACGTTCTGCTGGCTTTGGCACCTGCCCGAGGGACTCAAGGGCTTGTGGCACAGCAGTTGCCCGGCGCTGGCTCTGGAGCAAAGCCCGGCAGTGCGGGGGCCCAGCCCcgaggctggggctggcacctGGGGTGGCCTCGCTGATGTTCCCGCACCAGTTGCGAACTGATCACATTTCAGCAGGACTTACTCTATTTATGTTGTGCCTCTGTAGGCAAAGCccttaataaatattttacacaatTTCTAATGGCAATGAACGGGATTAATCATTTTACAGGTATAGTATTACAACTCATGTTTACTTCTTAATTGATTTAagcattttcagattttatttcattacaaTTAAATATCATATACTTggaaaaatgagcatttttcttaatttcatagcagactttttttttcaaagcacatTGAGCCTTGTGTTCCTAAACCAGGAGAGTAGGAAAAAGCTCTGTTGGAAGCTTTCCCTCCACAGGCTGTCTCTCAAAAGCAACTCTCTTCATTAAGCACATCACTGTTGTTCTGTATCCAGAAGTATAGGCTGGATGTTGCATTTTTGTATAAGTACTAGAAAAGTGtcaaggcacagcagagccctgacacagcatGTCCAGATCTCTGTTCTACTGAAACTGCCTCGTTACTGCCAAGCTGTACATGTGCTACAAAGCatctgggctggggctggcattTAGCCTTTTAGGAGAACGTGCTGAACCCTGTCATTCTCTCTGTACAGTGATTCGTTTTCCATCCTTTCCGCATTCCTGTTTGCAATGGAGGCATTCCAAATGAAATCTGGCACTCTGGAACACAGCTCTGTTCTGGCTCCTGTTTGTGTGCAGTTGCTAATGAACCTAATTAACACTGAGGTTGTTAATTTCTAACAGCACTGACTTTGAAGGCACTTGCTGTACCACCAGGAAGGCAGACGTGGTTTGAGCATAAAGTTAATGGGATTTTACTCCTTCCCACTACACATGTCCTTGTATGGTGAATTTGGCTGCTCCTGTGTAAAAGAAAACCCCACCAGCTCTAGACCGGAGCCTGCAGACGTGTTCCTCAGTAAttgtttctgtgatttcttttttacttacaaagatttatttaatataCGCTGCTATCTAATTCATTTTGTTACCTATGACATGTTGCATGCCTAATCTATAATGTCTGAGTTGCATCTGTTTTCTGGCAGATTAAAGGTGACAGATTTGTGCTTGCCCCAGTGCAGTGACATGgtgacagcactgctggagcagggctggttccactgacctgcagctctgccccagcctgctccccaGCATCCAAGCAAGATGACACCACTTGCCAAAACAAACTTCCACCTCACCGCCAACAGTTTTTGAGCCCTAGCCTTACCTGCGTGTCCAGCCTGCATCCAGCCACGCTGCGGAGCCTGGGATACAGCATCACCCAGCTGGGAAGAAGCCTCACTGCCAGTAGCATTCAGCAGTTATGGTCCCAGTCCTGAGGAAGATTAGGGCAGTACTTGAATGCAGTCCAAGATTCCTTCTCTATTAAATATGCTTCCTGACATTCCTGCCTGACCTTTTCCATCTGAGGAGCGAGTTGGAACACAAGACAGTGGCTGGCATCAGAGTAGACAGGAATGCCGGACTGACTGCTTGGCTCTGGGGATAGAAGAGATAAATCCAGGTATTCCCACTGACCTGTACATTAAGCACAGCTGACTCTAACGCGGAACCCCGGAGGGTCCCGAGAGGCAGGGCCCGGGCGACATCAGGGGCGGGCCCGACACAggtgcgcggggcggggccgaggTGATTTAAACCCCGGAACTCGCTCTTCAGCCATTTGCTCACGATGAGCGCGGTGAGAGTAGGAGCTCCTTGTCCCGGCTTCCCAGGTGAGTCGTGGGGGCTTCGGCTTTCCCACCTCTCCCCCTCCTTTCTTCCCatattcttcctctttctccccccttccctctgtccccaaaAACTCCCCACCTTCCTCCCCACCtagccctccttccttctccccgtattcctctttttcctccccattttcccctttcctcgGCCCCCCAAAAACCACCGCTCCTCTCCCCCCTCTACCACTACTTTCTCCTCCCCGtattcctcttccttctcccctgTCCCCCAAAACCGCCCTGCCCACCtagccctccttccttctccccgtattccttttctttctgcctcttcctcccccGTCTCTCTTCCCCCAAACTGGGGTAGAGCGAGCCACAGAGAAagcaggggagaggaaggaCAGCATCAGGCCTCACCCGGCAGGTATCGGATGAGCGGCCCGAGCAGGGCCCCGCTCTCACCCCGGGCGCGGTCGAGAGCGACAGAGGGGGAACGGCTCCCTCTGCCCGCGGCGATCCAGCCCCGCTCGTTCCGCTGCGTgccccggggctgcggcggccTCGGGGGCCCGGGGCAGGCTTGGTGTCCCCGCGGCGGGAGCGGCAGGGCCCGTGGGGTCCCGGGGCCGGCACGGACGGTCCCCGTGCCCCGCCCGCTGCCAGCCGCGAGCCGGcggctgctccagggaaaagcGCCGTCCTCCTGGTGGGCCCGGCAGCagcgcagccccggctccctGCGTCGTCGGAGCCCCGGCGGGACCCCAGCCCCACGCCGGCCGGAGCAGCAGCGCTAGGCTCGGTCCCGGCGCCCGTCCCGGAGCGGCTCTTCCCGCCCGCGGCGATGCCGGTCCTGATCCCAGCCCCAAGCCCGCCTCGATCGTCCGGCCCCAGGACTCGTATATCGCTCGCCGAGGAAGAAGCGGCTCTGCCCAGCTTCCACAATAGGCACCGGCGGGACCAGGACCCGAATCCCCGGGCCCAgatcccggtcccggtcccaCCGGAGCGCCTCGGGCTCCGCGCAGCGCCGGGAGCAGCCCCCGGTCCGAGTTTCCGCACAGCGCCGAGCGACGGTCCCGCCACACGCCGAGATGAGCATCCACCGCAGAaagcggggcgggcgcgggtCCGCCGGGATTTAcgggcgcgggcggggcggggccccggggggcggggccggcacAGGTgcgaggggcggggccggcacAGGTGTGGCGGGGCCGGCACAGGTgcgaggggcggggccggcacAGGTGTGGCGGGTGGGACGTGCAGAGGTGCACGGCGCCCCAGAgcggctgcgcggggcggggctTAGAGGATTTAAACCGCGGAGAGGGCCCAGCGGAGCCATTTGCTCCACGGCGCTCGGTGAGTTaggctgcagctggctggcctctatatttttctttttattctactgtgtttcttttgtatctctttttttctttttttgtatttctttttctctacaCCTCTCCTTGCaaccctcccttcctcccctcccccaccccctacaccctccccccccccccaaaccccccccccctccctctcccccctagccctcccctccctccccccctaCGGctgccccccg
This window harbors:
- the LOC118698937 gene encoding proline-rich protein 2-like yields the protein MSAVRVSDERPEQGPALTPGAVESDRGGTAPSARGDPAPLVPLRAPGLRRPRGPGAGLVSPRRERQGPWGPGAGTDGPRAPPAASREPAAAPGKSAVLLVGPAAAQPRLPASSEPRRDPSPTPAGAAALGSVPAPVPERLFPPAAMPVLIPAPSPPRSSGPRTRISLAEEEAALPSFHNRHRRDQDPNPRAQIPVPVPPERLGLRAAPGAAPGPSFRTAPSDGPATRRDEHPPQKAGRARVRRDLRARAGRGPGGRGRHRCEGRGRHRCGGAGTAALSPCTPEPHLPLKPRPWYFLAPPPPASGPRPPPGPARLRAPPASGPRPPPGPARLRAPPASGPRPPPGPARLRAPPASGPRPPPGPARLRAPPASGPRPPPGPARLRAPPASGPRPQGSSARFGYTRLNSATIGSSAKFGLVRLNSATIGSSAKFGLVRLNSATIGSSAKLGLVRLNSATIGSSAKFGLVRLNSATIGSSAKFGLVRLNSATIGSSAKFGLVRLNSATNY